Sequence from the Pedobacter sp. D749 genome:
CGAAGAAAACATAAATAATTTCGATTTCGGCGTAATGGCTGCTTCTAATTGTGCAGGAGTAATTTTGAAATTACTTTCGATATCCGTATCAATAAAAACAGATTTTCCTTCTGCCAACGTTACCATTTCTGAGTAAGAAACCCAGTAAGGTGTCGGGATAATTACTTCATCTTCCGGATCAATCAAAGTCAGAATAACATTTGATAAAGATTGTTTTGCACCTGTTGAAACAACGATCTGCGAAATATCATAATCCAGGTTGTTTTCTGTTTTTAACTTGTTTACGATTGCCTGGCGCAGGTCTGGATAGCCCGGTACCGGCGAATAACGTGTATAATTTTCGTCTAATGCCTGTTTAGCAGCATTTTTGACGTGATCGGGTGTGTTGAAATCGGGTTCGCCAACGCTTAAACTAATGATGTTAATGCCCTTAGACGCTAATTCGCGACCAAGTTTAGTCATTTTAAGGGTTGCAGATTCGGAAAGGTTGTTGATTCTTTTGGATAAGGTGCTCATGGTTAATTACTTTGAGCGCAAATATATAAACCAAATATTATTCTGCACTAAAAAAGACATAGTTTTTCTTATTTAATTTATTCGATAAGCGTATTTTTGAAAAAAATATCCTTGTGTCGGTAAAAAAGAAAGCGATAATAATTTCTCTGGTGGTGAGTGTGGTACTGATGCTGGCCAAGTTTGCAGCGTATTTTATTACGGGATCAAATGCAATCTTAACAGATGCAGCAGAAAGCATTGTAAATGTAATAGCCGGGAGTTTTGCTTTTTACAGCATCTACCTGAGTACCCGACCCCGCGACGAAAATCATCCTTACGGACATGGTAAAGTTGAATTTTTCTCGGCTTTTGTTGAAGGAATATTGATTTTGATAGCTGGAGTGGTTATTATTTTCAAATCGTCGTATAACCTGATTTATCCTCATGTAGTAGGTGAGCTTTTAACCGGAACGCTGATCATTGGCATTACGGGCTTGATTAATCTGATTGTTGGCTTGTACCTTGTAAACGTAGGTAAAAATGAGCATTCGGTTACTTTGCAGGCTGATGGCGAACATTTATTGACGGATACGTATACCAGTGGAGCGATTGTGATTGGATTGATCTTAATTCAGTTGACAAATATTATTTGGCTGGATAGCTTACTCTCTTGTTTAGTAGGCTTTTACATTATTTATTCTGGTTATAAACTCACGCGTGGTTCGGTGGGTGGTTTAATGGATGAAAGCGATTTTACACTGGTTGAAGAGGTCGTTGAAGTGTTGCAAAAGAACAGACATAATCCCTGGATTGATGTACATAATTTACGTACTCAGCAATATGGTCCTGAATTTCATATCGATTGCCACGTAACGTTGCCTTACTATTTTGATTTAAATAAAGTTCACCGCGAAATCTCTCAGATTGACGAACTGATCAATAAAAATGGCTTTCGTAAAGCAGAGCTTTTTATACATGCAGATCCATGTTTACCTGAATGCTGTAATTATTGCCACATGAGCGAATGTCCGGTAAGGGCAGAGGCCTTTAAAAAAGAAATTGTGTGGACGCCTGAAATAGTAATCAAAAATAAAAAGCATTTCGAAAATGAGCTACTTTAATGTTAGGGTTTATGGTTTGTTAGTTAACCAGCATAATGAGGTTTTGGTGAGTGATGAAGAAGAATATGGTTTTCGTTTCAGTAAGTTTCCTGGTGGTGGTTTAGAGTTTGGTGAAGGCTTAATTGATGGATTAAAACGTGAGTTTATGGAAGAGTGTAATGCTGAAATTGAAGTATTGTCTCATTTTTATACCACAGATTTTTTTGAAAAATCTTCATTTAATGATAGCCAGGTGATTAGCGTGTATTATCTCGTTAAAGAAAATGCTCCCTTGCAGCTGGCCTTTAAGGATACAATTTATGATTTCGATGGATCAGGCGAAATTCTTCAGGCTTTCAGGTGGGTGA
This genomic interval carries:
- a CDS encoding NUDIX domain-containing protein, which gives rise to MSYFNVRVYGLLVNQHNEVLVSDEEEYGFRFSKFPGGGLEFGEGLIDGLKREFMEECNAEIEVLSHFYTTDFFEKSSFNDSQVISVYYLVKENAPLQLAFKDTIYDFDGSGEILQAFRWVKIEDLNIEDITFKTDKTVAQLLKNQYSVKV
- a CDS encoding cation diffusion facilitator family transporter — protein: MSVKKKAIIISLVVSVVLMLAKFAAYFITGSNAILTDAAESIVNVIAGSFAFYSIYLSTRPRDENHPYGHGKVEFFSAFVEGILILIAGVVIIFKSSYNLIYPHVVGELLTGTLIIGITGLINLIVGLYLVNVGKNEHSVTLQADGEHLLTDTYTSGAIVIGLILIQLTNIIWLDSLLSCLVGFYIIYSGYKLTRGSVGGLMDESDFTLVEEVVEVLQKNRHNPWIDVHNLRTQQYGPEFHIDCHVTLPYYFDLNKVHREISQIDELINKNGFRKAELFIHADPCLPECCNYCHMSECPVRAEAFKKEIVWTPEIVIKNKKHFENELL